TCAACATCTTCTTCATTTACTCCGTAATTGCCTATCTGTGTATAGGTCATAACAACAATTTGACCTTTATATGAAGGATCAGTAATTATTTCCTGATAACCTGTAATGGATGTATTAAAAACTACTTCTCCAATAGATTCTCCCTCCGCTCCAAAGGCATAGCCTTCAAACACTGTTCCGTCTTTTAAAACAAGCATTGCTTTTTTCATTTATCCTCCTTCAACATATTAAAAACTTTTTTACCTTTTATAGTGAGTAAAACTTTTCCCTTAAGTTTCCATCCATCAAAGGGAGTATTTTTACCGAGTGAGGCAAAATCTTCTTTTTTGACAATCCATTCTTTATTTATATCAACCAGTATTAAATCTGCCTCTTGGCCTTCTTTTATACCTGATTTTTCAAGTTTCAATATTTTTGCAGGATTTACAGTAAATTTTTCAATAAGTTTATTTAGGCTTAAAACTTCATCATGAACCAATCTAAGACTCAGTGCCAATGCTGTTTCAAGTCCTGATATTCCATTTGCTGCCTGCTCAAAGGGAGTATTTTTATCATCAAGACTATGGGGTGCATGGTCTGTAGCTATTACATCAATTATTCCACTTCTCAGAGCTTCTTTTATTGCTTCTTTATCCTCTTCAGTACGCAAAGGGGGATTTACTTTTGCACTTGTATTATAGTCTTTTAAAGCCTCCTCGGTAAGAGTAAAGTAATGAGGACATGTTTCTGCTGTTACTTTTATCCCTTCTTCTTTAGCTCTTTTTATTAGTTCAACTGAGCCTTTTGTAGAAACATGGGCAATGTGTAAAGTTCCTTTTGAATATTTACTTAGAATTATATCTCTTGCAACCATTACTTCTTCTGCTGCCTTAGAAATTCCCTTTAGTCCCATATAAAATGAAAGTTTTCCTTCATTCATTGCTCCATTTTCACTTAAAGTGAAATCCTCACAATGAGATATAATTGGTGCATCAATCGCTTTTGAATATTGCAGGGCTCTTCTCATAATAAGAGAGTTCATCACAGGCATTCCATCATCTGAAAAACCAACACAACCAGCTTGTTTTAGCATTATCATTTCTGATAGTTCTTCACCTTTTAATCCCTTTGTGATAGCTCCTATTGGATATACATCACAACTGCCTTCTTCTTTAGCCTTTGCAAGAATGTAATAGGTGACTTCAGGATTGTCATTGACAGGATTTGTATTTGCCATGCAGCATACTGATGTAAAACCTCCTCTTACAGCAGCAAGAGTTCCTGTTCTGATAGTTTCTTTGTATTCATATCCGGGTTCTCTCAAATGGGTATGCATATCAATGAGTCCAGGGAAAACATATAAACCCTCTCCATTTATTTCTATAAAATCAGGTTGAACTACAATAATTTGAGAGTTGGAGGCGACTAAATCGTTTATGTCTGAAGATTTAAAATTTAATTTAGCAATAATTCCATCTTCAATTACTATATCAACAACTCCTTCTTTATTTGTAAAGGGGTCAATTAGGTTGACATTGTAAATTTTGATAATCAACTATACCTCCCTTTGAGTCAAAAGATAGATCACAGCCATTCTTGTTGCTATCCCATTTGTTACCTGCCTTAGAATTACCGAGCGGGGACTGTCTGCTACCTCTGTTGAAATTTCAACTCCTCTGTTCATCGGACCTGGATGCATAATTATTGCATCATCTTTAATATATGAAAATGCTTCTTTTTTTAATCCCCATACATGAAAATACTCTTTTAAAGATGGGATAAACGCAGCATTCTGTCTTTCAAGCTGAATTCTTAGAAGCATGATAATATCAGCATCTTTTATGCCACTTTTAAGATCATAAAAGAGTTTCACGTTATCAGGTGGTTGTTCAGGAAGAAGAGTAGGAGGACCTACAAATCTTATCTCTGTGTCAAATTTGCTTAAGAGATATAGATTAGAACGGGCAACTCTGCTGTGAATTATATCTCCCACAATGGCAATTTTAAGTCCATCAAGTCTTCCCTTTACTTCAAGAATACTAAAAGCATCAAGCAATGCCTGAGTTGGATGCTCATTTGTTCCATCTCCTGCATTTACAACAGAGGCTGGAGTATGAGATGCTACAAACTTTGCTGCTCCTGAGCACGAATGTCTGATAACAATATAGTCAACATTATATGCTTCTATAGTTTTCAAAGTATCGTAAAGGGTTTCACCTTTTACAACACTGCTTGTACTTACTGAAAAATTAAGCACATCAAGACTTAGACGTTTTTCAGCAAGTTCAAAAGATGTTCTGGTTCTTGTAGAGGGTTCAAAAAAAAGATTTATTGCTGTTTTACCTCTAAGGGTAGGAACTTTTTTGATGTCTCTCTGAAGAACTTCTTTAAAAGCTTTAGCAGTATTGAGGATTTCCTCAATATCCTGCCTTGAAAGCTCTTTTATTCCTACAAGATCTTTCATTGTTTAATTAATAATACAGAATCTTTACCTGTAGTTTCTTTAAAATTCACCTTTATTTTTTCCTCTCTTGAAGTTGGGATATATTTTCCAGTATAGTTAGCCATGATTGGCAATTCTCTATGTCCTCTATCTATCAATACGGCAAGTTGAATCTGTGCAGGTCTTCCAAAATCCATTAAAGCATCCATCGCAGCTCTTGTTGATCTTCCTGTAAAAAGTACATCGTCAACAAGAATAACTGTTCTGTTGTCTATACTGAAAGGAATATTAGTAGGTTTTATTGTTTTTCGTTTTTTTGAAATATTTATATCATCTCTGTAAAATGATATGTCAAGGACTCCCAGTGGCACATCAATCCCTTCTGTTTCTTTTATTTTATTTTTTATTCTTTCAGCCAGATAAACTCCACCAGTAACAATGCCTATTAAGCAGATGTTCTGGGCACCTTTATTCTTTTCAAGTATTTCATGCGTTATCCTGGTGAGAATTCTCTCTATTTCCTGTTCATTAAGAAGTTCTTTTTCCATGATATCTATAACTCTGATATTTTTTGCTATCTGTCTGACACAGACCTCAAACTAAATCAATAAATTATACAAGATTTTTAAAAATTTTTCTATCAAGATTCTCATACTTCGCAAAACTATTGTTAACTTGACAATATCGCAATGAAATAAGATAAAATTCAATAAACCATAATTCCTGAACTTGAGGAGGACATAATGACAAAGGCAGATCTTATTAATTTTATTTTTGAAAGAGTTGGTTTACCAAAAACAGAAATACAGAAAATTGTAGAAACAGTTTTTGATACAATAAAGGAAGCTTTAAAAGAAGAAGAAGTGGTTAAAATATCGGGTTTTGGAGTTTTTACAGTAAGAAGAAAGGGAAGTAGAATTGGTAGAAATCCAAAAACAATGCAGACAGTTGAGATTAAACCAAGAAAGGTGGTCACCTTCAGACCAAGTGAGCAGTTGAAACAAAGGATTCAGAAAAGTATGAGCTGAAATGGGAGAGCCAATACAAAAACAGCTGCCTTTCAAAATTTTTTATAAAATTGGTGAGACAAGCAGAATTGTTGGAGTAGAGCCTTATGTTTTAAGATACTGGGAAACAGAATTTCCTTTTTTAAAGCCTAAAAAGACAAAAACAGGACAAAGATTGTATACTAAAAAAGATATAGAAATTTTATTTTTAATAAAAAAAATGCTATATGAAGATAAGTTTACAATAGAAGGAGTAAGACAAAAGTTAGGTAAAATGTATCGGCATGTTGAAGATGAAATACCAGCAAAAGACGAAAATTTAATAAAAAAGGATATAGTAGAAAAAGTAAGATTCAAACTGAAAGAGATTTTGAAAATGCTTTCCTGAATCGGGGCGTAGCGCAGCCTGGTTAGCGCACTCGCTTGGGGTGCGAGTGGTCGGCCGTTCAAATCGGCTCGCCCCGATTTTTTAATGAAGATTTTTTGGAGGGTTAGTTGCTCAGTTTTGATGACTTTTTATCGGGAAAGAAGGCTATTTGTGTAGTAGGACTTGGGTATGTTGGACTGCCTCTTGCTCTACTTCTTTCAAAAAAATTCAATGTAATAGGTTTTGATATAAATGATAGAAGAATAAAAGAATTAAAAAAAAGTATTGATACAACAGGTGAGTTTCTCACAGAAGAATTAAATAATTCATCTGTTCAATTTACATCCGATGAGAAGTTTATAAAAAAGGCATCCCTCATAATTGTTGCTGTTCCGACACCTGTAGATAAAATTAAAAATCCTGATTTGAGTTTTGTTAAATCAGCTTCTCATCGTGTTGGCAGAAATTTACAAAGAGACTCATTAGTAGTATACGAATCTACGGTATGGCCAGGACTTACAGAAGAAATATGTGTTCCTATTTTAGAGAAAGAAAGTGGACTTAAGTGGAAAAAGGACTTTAATGTTGGATACTCTCCTGAGAGGGTTAATCCTGGAGACAAAGAGCATACAATAGACAAAATTGTTAAAGTAGTTGCAGGAGATACTGAACAAACAACAGATTTAATTGCAAAAATTTATGGCGCTGTTATTGAAGCAGGGGTTTACAGAGCTTCAAATATAAAAACAGCTGAAGCTGCTAAGGTTATTGAGAATATTCAAAGAGATTTAAACATTGCACTTATGAATGAGCTTGCTATTGTTTTCCATAAGTTGGGAATTGATACCAAGGAAGTTCTTGAAGCTGCGTCAACGAAGTGGAATTTTTTGAGATTTGAACCAGGGCTTGTTGGAGGTCATTGTATTGGAGTAGATCCTTATTATTTAACCCACAAAGCTCAGCAAGTCGGATATACTCCTCAAGTTATTCTTGCAGGTAGAGGTATTAATGAATACATCCCACGATTCATAGCAGAAGAGACAGTCAAGTTGATGATAAAAAATGATAAAAAAGTTAATAAAGGTAGAATTCTTATACTGGGATTTACATTCAAGGAAAATATTTCAGATGTAAGGAACACTAAAGTATATGAGCTTTACAAAGAACTGAAGGAATACAACATAGACATTCATATTTACGATCCTCGGGCAAATAAAGAGGAAGTAAAAGCATACTATGGCATAGATTTAATTGATGATATAGGAAGAAAAAAGTTTTATGATGCTTTGATTATAGCTGTAAAACATAAAGAGTTTATTGAAAATTTTACATTACCCTTTTTGAAGTCTTTATGTAAGGAGCCATTGATTGTAGTGGACATAAAAGGAATTTTGAATAAGAAAGAAGTAGAAAAACAGGGCGGTATTTACTGGACACTTTAACTATAAATCACGGGAGGTATGAATAGGGATTATGCAGGAAACACCTTTATCTGAGCTTATACAGCAGAGAATTAAAAAACTTGAAGTATTAAGAAGTCTTGGTATTGAACCTTATAATGGAGTTTTTGAACCTAAAGACAGTACTGATGATATCTTTAAAAAATTTGGAAGTTTTGATAAAGAAAAACTGGAAAATGAAAATATATTTACCTCAGTAGCAGGAAGGATAATTCTTTTAAGAGATTTTGGTAAAGCAGCTTTTGCTCATATTCAGGATTCAAAAGGAAGAATTCAGATTTATCTTAGAAAGGATATTTTAGGAGAGAAGTTTTCTCTAATTAAAAATCTTGATATCGGTGATATTATTGGTGTAGAGGGAAGACTCTTTAGAACAAAGACAAATGAGTTAACAATAGAAGTGCATAATTTCGTTTTTTTAAGTAAATCACTGAGACCTCTTCCTGAAAAATGGCATGGACTCAAAGACATTGAAGCAAGATACAGGCAAAGATATGTTGACCTTATTGTAAATCCATCGGTAAAAGATACTTTTATAAAAAGGCAGCAAATAATTAAGTATTTAAGAGAGTTTCTTGAAAGTGAAGGATTCCTTGAAGTTGAAACTCCAATGATGCATCCAATTGCAGGAGGAGCAAGGGCTAAACCTTTTAAAACATATCATGAAGCACTTGATATGGAATTATACTTGAGAATCGCACCGGAGCTTTATCTAAAAAGACTTCTTGTAGGAGGATTTGAAAGAGTTTTTGAGATTGGCAAAAACTTCCGTAACGAAGGCATATCAACAAAACACAATCCAGAATTTACAATGGTAGAGTTTTATGTAGCCTACAAAGACTACAACTGGCTTATGGATTTTACAGAAAAACTGCTAACTTATATTGTAGAAAGAGTGTGTGGAAGTCTTCAGATAAAATATGGAGATTATACGATTGATTTTACCCCACCATTTAAAAAAGTTACCATGCACAATGCCTTGAAAAGTAAAGGTGTACCAGAAGAAGTATTGAGAGATTTTACCGCTGCTTTGAGATGGGCTAAAGAAAAGGGAATAGAGGTGCCTGAGAAGAGTTCTTTAAGCAAAGTCCTTGATGAAATATTTAAAGAAATGGTTGAACCAGAATTAATTCAGCCAACATTCGTTATTGACTATCCTGTTGAACTTTCTCCTTTAGCAAAGAGAAAAAGAGACAATCCAGAGTTTGTTGAGAGATTTGAGCTTTTCATTGCTGGACGAGAAATTGCAAATGCCTTTTCAGAACTTAATGATCCTATTGATCAGAAAGAAAGATTTCTCCGTCAACTTGAGGAAAGGCTTAAAGGAGATGAGGAAGTTCCTGAAATGGACGAAGATTTTGTAAGAGCTCTTGAAGTTGGTATGCCTCCAGCAGCAGGAGAAGGCATTGGAATAGATAGACTTGTTATGATTTTAACTGACAGTCACTCAATAAGAGATGTTATACTGTTTCCTCTTTTAAGACCTGAAAAATGAAACTTCCCTTTTTTATTGCCCTACGCTATCTAAGAAGCCGAAAAAGAGGAATCTCTTTCAGCACTATAATTTCAATAAGTGGAGTTGCATTAGGGGTAATGGCTCTGATTGTTGTTATTTCTGTAATAAGCGGTTTTCATGAGGATTTACAGAAGAAAATTCTTGGTGCACAGGCGCATGCCGTTGTTTTAAGTTATTCTGGAGGAATAGGTGACTATAAAACTATAATGGATTTTTTATCAAAAAAACAGGAAATTGAGGCATGTTCTCCCTTTATAATCGGACAGGTTTTAATTTCATCAGGTAAAAGGGCTCATGGAGTTTACCTTAGAGGTATTATTCCTCAGTATGATATGAAAACTACAGAGATTTTTAAAAATGTTAAGTATAAATACGAAAATTACACAGACCTACCATGGATAATAATTGGTAAAGAACTGGCAAATCTTCTCGGAGTGCTACCAGGAGATACAATTACTGTTATATCTCCAATGGGCTCAATTGGTCCATTAGGAATAATACCAAAAGTCAAAAAATTTATTGTTACAGGAGTTTTTGAAATAGGAATGTATGAGTATGATATGAATCTTGCAGTAACAGACCTTAAAACAGCTCAGGATTTTTTTGAGTATGGAGATAAAGTAACAGGTATTCAATTAAGACTTAGTGACATATATAAAGCAGATATTATTAGTCAAAAACTTACAAGAGAACTTGGGGGAGAGTTCTATGTTAAAGACTGGATGCAGATGAACAAAAATCTTTTTTCTGCTCTTAAACTTGAAAAATTTACAATGTTTCTTATTCTTACATTGATTGTTCTTGTAGCCTCTTTTAATATAGTCAGTATGTTAATGATAAATGTTACTGAAAAACAAAGAGATATTGCAATCCTTAAATCAATGGGTGCAACAGATAATCTTATAAAACAGGTTTTTGTATTTCAGGGGCTTATTATAGGTTTAGTAGGCACTTTTATTGGTCTAGTGGGAGGAGTTTTTTTATGTGAGATTATTAAATCTTACGAAATTGTAAAGCTTCCCGCAGATGTTTACTATTTGAGCAGGTTACCAGTCAAGATTAAAATTTTTGATATTATACTTATATGTGCCTGTGCTTTGTTTATCAGTCTTATTTCAACTGTATATCCTGCTCACAGAGCATCAAAAATAAATCCTGTAGAGATTTTGAGGTATGAGTGATGTTTAGATTTATTAGAAATATAGGTTGTCTGAGCATAATATTGCTCACAGTTTTTCTTTTTATAGCAGTATTCTTCGGAGGAGAAAAAATTAGAAATATAGGTGATAAAACAACAGGTATAGTTAAAAAAGGATTTCACCATGCTGCAGACAAAGCTGATGATATTCATCGTTATATAATGGAACATATAAATAAATTTGGAAAACCCTTCCGTGAAAGAGATATTAATAACAATAAATCTTAGAAAGACATATCTGACAAAGGCTGGTGCTATAGAAGTGTTAAAAGGAATTGATTTTGTAGCCTATCAGGGTGAAATTGTCGCAATAACAGGAGCGAGTGGAGTTGGTAAAAGCACATTTCTTCATGTAATTGGAACATTAGATAATCCTACATCTGGTGAGATTTTATACAAATTTGACAGAGAAATAAATACTTCCAAACTCTCTGCTGATGCTCTTTCTGAGTTTAGAAATAAACATATCGGATTTGTATTTCAGTTTCACTATCTTTTACCAGAATTTAATGTCATGGAAAATGTTATAATGCCTGAGTTAATTGCAAGGGAATATAAAAAGAATAAAGAAACTCAAGATAGTCTTAAAGAGAGAGCTTTTGAAATTCTTAAAAAACTGGGACTTTCAGAACGTGTTTATCATCGTCCTGGTGAGCTTTCAGGTGGTGAGCAACAGAGAGTGGCTGTAGCAAGAGCTCTATTTAGAAAACCTTCTTTAGTACTTGCTGATGAACCTACAGGAAATCTTGATTCACGATCAGCCCATGAACTTTTTGAGCTTTTTCAGAAAATTAACTCTGAAGAAGGCACAACTTTTATAATTGTAACTCATAACGAAACACTTGCTCAAAAATGCACAAGAAGGTTAAGAATGATAGATGGAACTTTAACATAGATATTGATTATTACGAAGCTTTTAGATTAATATAGATTTTGAAAAATTTTTAAGGAGGTTGAGCATAAAAGTAAAAATTAAAGACAGTATTTTTGAGTTAGAGCCTGAAGAAGTAAAAAAACTTATTAAAGAAAATCAGGCAATAGCTATTAAAGTAAATGGTCAGTTAAAAGATTTACTATTTTTATCCTTCCTAAATGGAGATGAAGAAATTGAAATAATAACAGCTGATAATGAAGAAGGACTTGAAATTCTCAGGCACAGCACTGCCCATATAATGGCTCACGCTGTAAAGGATCTTTTCCCTGAAGTAAAAGTCACCATAGGACCTGCCATTGAAGATGGATTTTACTATGATTTTGATAAAGATGAGCCCTTTACTGAAGAGGATCTTCAAAAAATAGAAAAAAGAATGCAGGAAATTATAAGAGCAAAAAATCCTTTTACAAGAAAAGAAATATCAAAGCAAGAGGCAATTGAACTTTTTGAATCTCTTGGTGAGTCTTACAAAGTTGAGATTCTCAGTGAAATAGAAGATGAAAAAGTCTCGATATATGAGGAGGGTGGATTCATTGATTTATGTAGGGGTCCTCATGTTCCTCATACTGGAGTGGTAAAAGCATTCAAACTTCTCAGTGTTGCTGGCGCTTACTGGCGTGGAGATGAAAAGAATAAGATGCTACAAAGAATATATGGTATAGCCTTTCCAACCAAGGAACAGCTTGAAAGCTATCTTAAATTTCTTGAAGAAGTTAAAAAGAGAGACCACAGAAGACTTGGTAAACAACTGAGACTTTTCGAAATAAGCGAGGAAATAGGTCCTGGTCTTATAATATGGCTTCCAAATGGAGCACTAATTAGAAAAATTATAGAAGATTTCTGGAAAGATGAACATATAAAAGCAGGTTATCAACTTCTTTATACTCCTCATATTGCAAAACTTGAACTGTGGCAAAAGAGTGGACATCTTGATTTTTACCGGGAAAATATGTACTCTCCTATGGAAATTGACGAAGTTGCCTATCAACTTAAACCAATGAACTGTCCTTTTCATATTCAGGTATATAAATCAGAACTTCGTAGCTACAGAGACCTTCCATTAAGATTTGCAGAACTTGGAACAGTTTATAGATATGAGAGATCAGGAGTACTTCATGGACTTTTGCGGGTTAGAGGATTTACTCAGGACGATGCCCACATATTTTGCACAGAAGAGCAACTTGAAGAAGAAATACAGAAAGTTCTTGATTTCACGGTATTTATTTTATCTACCTTTGGATTTGACAATTACGAAATATACATTTCAACAAGACCAGAAAAATACGTTGGAAGTCTTGAAAACTGGGAAAAAGCAACAGGAGCTCTGGAGCAGGCACTTAAAAAACAAAATTTGCCATATCAGATTGATCCTGGAGAGGGAGTTTTTTACGGACCAAAGATTGATATAAAAATAAAGGATGTATTAAACAGAGCCTGGCAGTGCAGTACAATTCAGGTAGATTTTAATATTCCAGAAAGATTTGATATTACATATAGAGGGAAAGATGGTAAAGAACATAGACCAATTATGATACATAGAGCCCTTATGGGTTCACTTGAGAGATTTATGGGAGTTCTTATTGAGCACTATGCAGGTGCTTTTCCATTATGGCTTGCACCTGTGCAGGTCGAGGTTATGTCCATTTCTGAAAAACACACGGATTATGCAAAACAGATTTATGATAAACTTGTACAAAAAGGTTTTCGAGTAAAACTTAACATTGAAAATGAAAAAATTGGGTACAAGATAAGACAGGCAACTTTGAATAAAATACCATACATGGTAATAGTTGGTGAAAAAGAAATGGAAAGTGGTCGACTCACAGTAAGATTGCAAGAAGGTAAGAATCTTGAACTAATATCAATTGATGAGTTTTTACAACAGCTTTTTGAGAGAATACAGCAAAGAAAATAAATTTAGGAGGTGAAATAATAGCAACCAAAGATATTAGAGTAAACGAATCTATTAAAGCAAAGGAAGTAAGATTAATTGATGAAAATGGTAAGCAGATAGGTGTTGTAAGTATTAAAGAAGCTCTTCAAATAGCAAGGGAAAGGGGATATGATCTTGTAGAGGTAGCGCCAAATGCAAATCCACCAGTGTGTAAAATTATGGATTATGGAAAATATAAGTATCAACTTGACAAAAAGATTTCTTCAAAGAAAACTTCTACTGTAAAGGAGATAAAAATAAGACCACAGATATCAGATCATGACTTACAACTTAAAGTAAAACACATAAAAAGATTCCTTGAAGACGGGGACAAAGCAAGAGTAACACTTTTTTTCAGAGGAAGAGAAATTGTGCATCCGGAACTGGGGATGAAAGTTTTTGATAAGATAAAAGCTCTTTTAATAGGTTTTTCTCATCGTATTGAGCA
The nucleotide sequence above comes from Thermodesulfovibrio aggregans. Encoded proteins:
- a CDS encoding dihydroorotase; the encoded protein is MIIKIYNVNLIDPFTNKEGVVDIVIEDGIIAKLNFKSSDINDLVASNSQIIVVQPDFIEINGEGLYVFPGLIDMHTHLREPGYEYKETIRTGTLAAVRGGFTSVCCMANTNPVNDNPEVTYYILAKAKEEGSCDVYPIGAITKGLKGEELSEMIMLKQAGCVGFSDDGMPVMNSLIMRRALQYSKAIDAPIISHCEDFTLSENGAMNEGKLSFYMGLKGISKAAEEVMVARDIILSKYSKGTLHIAHVSTKGSVELIKRAKEEGIKVTAETCPHYFTLTEEALKDYNTSAKVNPPLRTEEDKEAIKEALRSGIIDVIATDHAPHSLDDKNTPFEQAANGISGLETALALSLRLVHDEVLSLNKLIEKFTVNPAKILKLEKSGIKEGQEADLILVDINKEWIVKKEDFASLGKNTPFDGWKLKGKVLLTIKGKKVFNMLKEDK
- a CDS encoding aspartate carbamoyltransferase catalytic subunit — its product is MKDLVGIKELSRQDIEEILNTAKAFKEVLQRDIKKVPTLRGKTAINLFFEPSTRTRTSFELAEKRLSLDVLNFSVSTSSVVKGETLYDTLKTIEAYNVDYIVIRHSCSGAAKFVASHTPASVVNAGDGTNEHPTQALLDAFSILEVKGRLDGLKIAIVGDIIHSRVARSNLYLLSKFDTEIRFVGPPTLLPEQPPDNVKLFYDLKSGIKDADIIMLLRIQLERQNAAFIPSLKEYFHVWGLKKEAFSYIKDDAIIMHPGPMNRGVEISTEVADSPRSVILRQVTNGIATRMAVIYLLTQREV
- the pyrR gene encoding bifunctional pyr operon transcriptional regulator/uracil phosphoribosyltransferase PyrR, yielding MMEKELLNEQEIERILTRITHEILEKNKGAQNICLIGIVTGGVYLAERIKNKIKETEGIDVPLGVLDISFYRDDINISKKRKTIKPTNIPFSIDNRTVILVDDVLFTGRSTRAAMDALMDFGRPAQIQLAVLIDRGHRELPIMANYTGKYIPTSREEKIKVNFKETTGKDSVLLIKQ
- a CDS encoding integration host factor subunit alpha translates to MTKADLINFIFERVGLPKTEIQKIVETVFDTIKEALKEEEVVKISGFGVFTVRRKGSRIGRNPKTMQTVEIKPRKVVTFRPSEQLKQRIQKSMS
- a CDS encoding MerR family transcriptional regulator — encoded protein: MGEPIQKQLPFKIFYKIGETSRIVGVEPYVLRYWETEFPFLKPKKTKTGQRLYTKKDIEILFLIKKMLYEDKFTIEGVRQKLGKMYRHVEDEIPAKDENLIKKDIVEKVRFKLKEILKMLS
- a CDS encoding nucleotide sugar dehydrogenase → MLSFDDFLSGKKAICVVGLGYVGLPLALLLSKKFNVIGFDINDRRIKELKKSIDTTGEFLTEELNNSSVQFTSDEKFIKKASLIIVAVPTPVDKIKNPDLSFVKSASHRVGRNLQRDSLVVYESTVWPGLTEEICVPILEKESGLKWKKDFNVGYSPERVNPGDKEHTIDKIVKVVAGDTEQTTDLIAKIYGAVIEAGVYRASNIKTAEAAKVIENIQRDLNIALMNELAIVFHKLGIDTKEVLEAASTKWNFLRFEPGLVGGHCIGVDPYYLTHKAQQVGYTPQVILAGRGINEYIPRFIAEETVKLMIKNDKKVNKGRILILGFTFKENISDVRNTKVYELYKELKEYNIDIHIYDPRANKEEVKAYYGIDLIDDIGRKKFYDALIIAVKHKEFIENFTLPFLKSLCKEPLIVVDIKGILNKKEVEKQGGIYWTL
- the lysS gene encoding lysine--tRNA ligase produces the protein MQETPLSELIQQRIKKLEVLRSLGIEPYNGVFEPKDSTDDIFKKFGSFDKEKLENENIFTSVAGRIILLRDFGKAAFAHIQDSKGRIQIYLRKDILGEKFSLIKNLDIGDIIGVEGRLFRTKTNELTIEVHNFVFLSKSLRPLPEKWHGLKDIEARYRQRYVDLIVNPSVKDTFIKRQQIIKYLREFLESEGFLEVETPMMHPIAGGARAKPFKTYHEALDMELYLRIAPELYLKRLLVGGFERVFEIGKNFRNEGISTKHNPEFTMVEFYVAYKDYNWLMDFTEKLLTYIVERVCGSLQIKYGDYTIDFTPPFKKVTMHNALKSKGVPEEVLRDFTAALRWAKEKGIEVPEKSSLSKVLDEIFKEMVEPELIQPTFVIDYPVELSPLAKRKRDNPEFVERFELFIAGREIANAFSELNDPIDQKERFLRQLEERLKGDEEVPEMDEDFVRALEVGMPPAAGEGIGIDRLVMILTDSHSIRDVILFPLLRPEK
- a CDS encoding lipoprotein-releasing ABC transporter permease subunit, producing the protein MKLPFFIALRYLRSRKRGISFSTIISISGVALGVMALIVVISVISGFHEDLQKKILGAQAHAVVLSYSGGIGDYKTIMDFLSKKQEIEACSPFIIGQVLISSGKRAHGVYLRGIIPQYDMKTTEIFKNVKYKYENYTDLPWIIIGKELANLLGVLPGDTITVISPMGSIGPLGIIPKVKKFIVTGVFEIGMYEYDMNLAVTDLKTAQDFFEYGDKVTGIQLRLSDIYKADIISQKLTRELGGEFYVKDWMQMNKNLFSALKLEKFTMFLILTLIVLVASFNIVSMLMINVTEKQRDIAILKSMGATDNLIKQVFVFQGLIIGLVGTFIGLVGGVFLCEIIKSYEIVKLPADVYYLSRLPVKIKIFDIILICACALFISLISTVYPAHRASKINPVEILRYE
- a CDS encoding ABC transporter ATP-binding protein, with product MKEILITINLRKTYLTKAGAIEVLKGIDFVAYQGEIVAITGASGVGKSTFLHVIGTLDNPTSGEILYKFDREINTSKLSADALSEFRNKHIGFVFQFHYLLPEFNVMENVIMPELIAREYKKNKETQDSLKERAFEILKKLGLSERVYHRPGELSGGEQQRVAVARALFRKPSLVLADEPTGNLDSRSAHELFELFQKINSEEGTTFIIVTHNETLAQKCTRRLRMIDGTLT
- the thrS gene encoding threonine--tRNA ligase; translation: MKVKIKDSIFELEPEEVKKLIKENQAIAIKVNGQLKDLLFLSFLNGDEEIEIITADNEEGLEILRHSTAHIMAHAVKDLFPEVKVTIGPAIEDGFYYDFDKDEPFTEEDLQKIEKRMQEIIRAKNPFTRKEISKQEAIELFESLGESYKVEILSEIEDEKVSIYEEGGFIDLCRGPHVPHTGVVKAFKLLSVAGAYWRGDEKNKMLQRIYGIAFPTKEQLESYLKFLEEVKKRDHRRLGKQLRLFEISEEIGPGLIIWLPNGALIRKIIEDFWKDEHIKAGYQLLYTPHIAKLELWQKSGHLDFYRENMYSPMEIDEVAYQLKPMNCPFHIQVYKSELRSYRDLPLRFAELGTVYRYERSGVLHGLLRVRGFTQDDAHIFCTEEQLEEEIQKVLDFTVFILSTFGFDNYEIYISTRPEKYVGSLENWEKATGALEQALKKQNLPYQIDPGEGVFYGPKIDIKIKDVLNRAWQCSTIQVDFNIPERFDITYRGKDGKEHRPIMIHRALMGSLERFMGVLIEHYAGAFPLWLAPVQVEVMSISEKHTDYAKQIYDKLVQKGFRVKLNIENEKIGYKIRQATLNKIPYMVIVGEKEMESGRLTVRLQEGKNLELISIDEFLQQLFERIQQRK
- the infC gene encoding translation initiation factor IF-3, translating into MRVNESIKAKEVRLIDENGKQIGVVSIKEALQIARERGYDLVEVAPNANPPVCKIMDYGKYKYQLDKKISSKKTSTVKEIKIRPQISDHDLQLKVKHIKRFLEDGDKARVTLFFRGREIVHPELGMKVFDKIKALLIGFSHRIEQEPRLEGNSMSMIIAPGKD